One Synergistaceae bacterium DNA segment encodes these proteins:
- a CDS encoding nicotinate phosphoribosyltransferase, whose translation MTVLNFLKDSEALKVTPNRLYSATHDEIKSGATTDIYFINTRDILNSLNLLDTPVTAEIFTRTTGMFAGLAEVLELLKDSPVEIEALPEGEYFSPKEVVMRIRGPYGAFGIHETNLLGILSSSCAWATAARECVDAAEGKPVLSFGARHVHPAAAPVMEAIAVKFGGCAGASCVLGAKLCGREPMGTIPHAAILITGDTVKLAKAYDSVLPSYVGRTFLVDTFKDECEEALRLAESLGDKLGAVRLDTPGERGGVTADLVREMRYRLDKAGFKHVKIVVSGGLNPERIKLLSQAGADVFGVGSYIAHAIPMDMTMDLKEVNGKPIAKRGRLPGILENKRLVKIK comes from the coding sequence ATAACAGTGTTAAATTTCCTCAAGGACTCAGAAGCCCTGAAGGTAACCCCGAATCGCCTATACAGTGCGACACATGACGAAATAAAATCAGGTGCTACTACAGATATATATTTTATTAACACGCGCGATATATTGAACTCTTTAAATTTGCTTGATACTCCAGTTACAGCAGAAATTTTTACACGTACGACCGGAATGTTTGCTGGCTTGGCTGAAGTATTAGAGTTATTGAAAGATTCGCCGGTCGAAATTGAAGCGTTGCCGGAGGGTGAATATTTTTCGCCTAAAGAAGTAGTAATGAGAATCAGGGGCCCTTATGGAGCGTTCGGGATTCACGAGACAAATTTACTCGGCATATTATCGAGTTCGTGTGCATGGGCTACGGCGGCTCGTGAATGCGTTGATGCAGCAGAAGGCAAACCCGTTTTATCGTTCGGAGCTAGACATGTACACCCAGCAGCTGCTCCCGTTATGGAAGCTATAGCCGTGAAATTTGGAGGCTGTGCAGGTGCGAGCTGTGTACTAGGTGCGAAACTCTGCGGGCGTGAACCTATGGGAACGATTCCTCATGCTGCGATTTTGATAACCGGCGACACTGTAAAACTTGCTAAGGCTTATGACTCAGTATTGCCGAGTTATGTCGGACGTACATTTTTAGTTGACACGTTTAAAGACGAATGCGAGGAGGCTTTGAGGCTTGCTGAATCACTCGGCGATAAATTAGGAGCAGTGAGACTCGATACACCCGGAGAACGCGGCGGAGTTACTGCTGATTTAGTCCGTGAAATGCGTTATAGATTAGATAAAGCAGGCTTTAAACACGTTAAAATAGTCGTATCAGGCGGCTTGAATCCTGAAAGAATCAAATTATTATCGCAGGCCGGAGCAGATGTTTTTGGAGTCGGAAGTTATATAGCTCATGCGATTCCCATGGATATGACTATGGACTTGAAAGAAGTAAACGGAAAGCCAATCGCAAAACGAGGAAGACTCCCCGGTATACTTGAAAATAAACGCCTTGTTAAGATAAAATAA
- the rplM gene encoding 50S ribosomal protein L13: MTGSSSYLARPGQIKRKWYVIDASDRSIGRLAAVISKILTGKNKPTYTPHVDTGDYVIVINAEKVKLTGNKAAQSTWHYHTGHPGGYRSTNWGVLLKTKPAALFHHVVKGMLPRNRLKYASKLKVYAGPSHPHEAQNPEALEI; the protein is encoded by the coding sequence ATGACGGGCAGCAGCTCATATTTGGCAAGACCCGGCCAAATAAAACGAAAATGGTATGTTATAGACGCGTCAGACAGGTCAATAGGACGTTTGGCAGCAGTTATCTCTAAAATTTTAACCGGTAAGAATAAGCCGACATATACGCCTCATGTTGATACAGGTGATTATGTAATAGTAATTAACGCCGAGAAGGTAAAATTAACAGGCAATAAAGCAGCGCAGTCAACTTGGCACTATCACACAGGGCACCCCGGCGGCTATCGTTCAACAAACTGGGGAGTCTTGCTCAAGACAAAACCGGCGGCACTCTTTCATCATGTAGTAAAAGGAATGCTGCCAAGAAACAGGCTCAAATATGCAAGCAAGTTAAAAGTTTATGCAGGGCCTTCACACCCTCACGAGGCTCAAAATCCTGAAGCACTCGAAATCTAA
- the rpsI gene encoding 30S ribosomal protein S9 — protein sequence MSDDKYTWGTGRRKNALARVRICPGSGEIKINDRSVEDYFPRLIWQSQVYQSLKTAGVEGRVDVFVNASGGGLTGQAGAVKLGIARALIKMNPDYRSALKKEGLLTRDPRMVERKKFGQKGARGKRQYSKR from the coding sequence ATGTCAGACGATAAATATACATGGGGAACAGGCCGACGCAAAAACGCTCTTGCAAGAGTCAGAATTTGTCCCGGCTCAGGAGAAATTAAAATCAATGATCGCAGCGTTGAAGATTACTTCCCGCGTTTAATATGGCAGTCTCAAGTCTACCAGTCATTAAAGACGGCAGGCGTTGAAGGGCGGGTCGATGTATTTGTGAATGCTTCAGGCGGCGGATTAACAGGTCAGGCCGGAGCGGTAAAATTAGGCATTGCACGCGCATTAATTAAGATGAATCCTGATTATAGATCAGCACTCAAGAAAGAGGGATTATTAACGAGAGATCCTAGAATGGTCGAGCGCAAAAAGTTCGGTCAAAAGGGTGCACGCGGCAAG